A single region of the Epinephelus fuscoguttatus linkage group LG14, E.fuscoguttatus.final_Chr_v1 genome encodes:
- the d2hgdh gene encoding D-2-hydroxyglutarate dehydrogenase, mitochondrial, with translation MAGIFQKTLRLRTALRHLSPHSTFSSTTTARLSPVDLRSPFLPTTSWQFGVCCQKLHTGADRSTPSPSAAPDRLPFSRITQEDLAFFRNILPDRVITDPDLLESSNVDWLKTVKGSSELLLRPQTTEEVSQILKYCNSRNLAVNPQGGNTGLVGGSVPVYDEIILSTALMNNILTFDSISGILTCQAGCVLENLSLYLEERDYIMPLDLGAKGSCHIGGNVATNAGGLRLLRYGSLHGTVLGLEVVLADGRVLDCLATLRKDNTGYDLKQLFIGSEGTLGVITAVSILCPRKPKSVNVVFLGCETFEQLLKTFQLCRGMLGEILSAYEFLDCECMRLLNTHLKLPNPISDCPFYVVMETSGSDPTHDGEKLHNFLEEAMTSSLVTDGTVATEDSKIKALWSMRERVTEALTHDGFTYKYDISLPVERIYQLVTDMREHLGDRAKSVVGYGHVGDGNLHLNITSPAKDPALLAAIEPFIYEWTASCQGSISAEHGLGLKKRNYIYYSKPSQAVALMGDIKDMLDPKGILNPYKTLPDNLK, from the exons ATGGCGGGGATTTTCCAAAAAACACTGAGACTGAGGACAGCTCTCAGACATCTGAGCCCCCACAGCACCTTCTCGTCAACAACCAcagccagactttcacctgtGGACCTCCGCAGTCCGTTTCTTCCCACCACATCATGGCAGTTTGGAGTCTGCTGTCAGAAGCTGCACACAGGGGCAGACAGGTCcaccccctccccctctgctgCTCCAGACAGGCTGCCTTTCTCCAGAATAACTCAGGAAGATTTGGCCTTCTTCAGGAACATCCTACCAGACAGAGTCATCACTGATCCGGACCTGCTGGAGTCCAGTAATGTGGATTGGCTCAAGACAGTGAAAG GCTCCAGTGAGTTGCTGCTGAGACCTCAAACGACTGAGGAAGTTTCTCAAATTCTCAA GTACTGCAACAGTCGTAATCTGGCGGTGAATCCTCAAGGAGGTAACACTGGGCTGGTTGGGGGCAGCGTGCCGGTGTATGATGAGATCATCCTCTCCACTGCCCTCATGAACAACATCCTCACCTTTGATAGTATCTCTG GCATTCTGACCTGTCAGGCAGGCTGTGTCCTGGAGAACTTGTCCCTTTACCTGGAGGAGAGAGACTACATCATGCCACTCGATCTGGGGGCTAAAGGCAGTTGCCACATTGGGGGAAACGTGGCAACAAACGCAGGTGGACTCCGGCTGCTGCGATACGGCTCCTTACACGGGACTGTGCTGGGTCTGGAAGTG GTGTTGGCAGACGGGCGAGTGCTGGACTGCTTGGCCACACTGCGGAAAGATAACACAGGATATGACCTCAAACAGCTCTTCATAGGGTCAGAGGGCACACTGGGGGTCATCACCGCAGTGTCCATCCTTTGTCCACGGAAACCCAAATCTGTTAATGTGGTTTTTCTGG GCTGTGAGACCTTTGAGCAGCTGCTGAAGACATTTCAGCTCTGCAGAGGCATGCTGGGAGAAATCCTGTCGGCCTACGAATTCCTGGACTGTGAATGTATGAGGCTGCTGAACACGCACCTCAAACTCCCCAATCCCATTTCtg ATTGTCCGTTCTACGTTGTCATGGAAACGTCTGGATCCGACCCAACACATGACGGAGAGAAGCTCCACAATTTCTTAGAGGAGGCGATGACATCATCGTTGGTTACAGATGGGACTGTGGCCACTGAAGACTCAAAAATCAAG GCTCTGTGGTCGATGCGTGAACGTGTCACGGAGGCGCTTACTCATGATGGCTTCACTTACAAATATGACATTTCGCTTCCAGTGGAGCGGATCTACCAGCTGGTGACAGACATGAGGGAGCACCTGGGGGACCGAGCCAAGAGTGTGGTGGGATACGGACACGTAG GAGACGGAAACCTCCACCTGAACATCACCTCTCCTGCCAAAGACCCTGCTCTCCTCGCTGCCATCGAGCCCTTCATCTACGAGTGGACGGCCAGCTGTCAGGGCAGCATCAGTGCAGAGCACGGACTGGGCCTGAAGAAGAGGAACTATATCTACTACAGTAAACCCAGCCAGGCTGTGGCTCTGATGGGTGACATCAAAGACATGCTGGATCCTAAGGGCATCCTCAACCCGTACAAGACTCTGCCAGATAACCTGAAATGA